One part of the Huiozyma naganishii CBS 8797 chromosome 13, complete genome genome encodes these proteins:
- the CFT1 gene encoding cleavage/polyadenylation factor CFT1 (similar to Saccharomyces cerevisiae CFT1 (YDR301W); ancestral locus Anc_5.319) — MNVYDDITEATVVSHSVTGHFTTADYVELLIVRTNLLSIYKVTESGKLLLTHEFKLQARITDLALVGSVENTGLNYLLLGIGNCKLSIVKFNSLNNSLETISLHYYEEKFKANSFIELAKKTELRIDPQNRCALLFNNDNIVILPFSQQQEEEDYGEEEEEEDNYNMEDGPNVKKLKLESASTNLTLPSIITDSKKLDSTIENVVDIQFLRNFSRPTLGILYQPKLTWAGNLQLNPLPTKFLVISLNIAVSELEGTVITKLEGLPWDSHTLIPTWNGCVLLGSNEVSYIDNTGVLQSAIFLNSYADASLRKVRVVDHTDQQITLNKDLVKSLWSAPTKESGGADEILLLMDESSNLYYIQLEFEGRLMTKFDMINLPIVNDIFVHNLHPTCITRIDESKHNININLFIGFQTGDSLVVRLNNIRSAIETRHEYKQTSSESGLGKVEDEDEDEDDLYGDDGAHDKNASVNNDNAVVHTVQPFDIEMMSCLRNIGPVTSLVIGEASSVQPVIKGLPNPNKGEYSLVATCGNGTGSNLMVGQISVQPEVELALKFISVTQIWNLKVKNRDKYLITTDSTKTKSDIYEIENNFALYKQGRLRRDATTVYISMFGGEKRIVQVTTNHLYLYDTNFRRLFLNKFNYEVVHVSVMDPYLLITLSRGDIMIFELESKHKKKLIKIDLPEVLKEMVITSGLILKSNMCNELLPTIEDPDEEQMLFTFVTADNKIITFTKNHNDCVFELNGIDGLNEQLFICTYQLPNEIIPDPSIKQIMINKLGQDVKTEYLTVLTFGGEIYQYRKSATRSSRFFKDSLRNNLPVTGAPDNAYAKGVSSIERIMHYVPDYNGYSVIFVTGKVPYLLIKEDDSVPRVFQFANIPLVSMTTWGNKSIMCVDDIKNARVYTLDCSDVYYGNKIPLKRVTINSVMENYMTLTNVAYHERTKTYIVSYSREIDFVAKGEDGEVVPVGIVDDAPHAKSVQSGLLLINPTTWSVIDKIDFEPDSLVNDIKSMFIQLNSRTKRKIEYVVVGTSFVGTEDLPATGSFQMYDIAEVVPEPGKPDTNYKIKQFFKEELRSAVTSVCDISGRFVISQSQKLMVRDAQEDNSVVPVAFLDIPLFTADMKSFGNLLIIGDAMQGIQLVGFDAEPYRMIPLGRSVLKFETLSLEFLVNGGDLYFTLIDRNDILHVLKYAPDEPNSLSGQRLIHCSSFNMYSTTSCTRLIPKNELFVDGPLNPAIQSYQVIGGQADGSLFKVMPVPETVYRRLYVVQQQIIDKETPLAGINPKMERLSNDYYQTSHLLRPMLDYNVVKQFCAMSIPKRTTLAHKLGKRAHFDIWRDVINLEFSLKALCNN, encoded by the coding sequence ATGAACGTGTATGATGATATTACAGAGGCTACCGTTGTTTCTCACAGTGTCACAGGCCATTTTACCACAGCAGATTATGTAGAATTGCTGATTGTTCGAACTAATCTGCTGTCGATCTACAAGGTTACCGAGTCGGGTAAACTTCTGTTGACCCATGAGTTTAAACTTCAGGCTAGGATTACTGATTTGGCCCTGGTTGGTTCTGTGGAGAACACGGGACTGAATTATTTGTTACTGGGTATTGGCAATTGTAAACTGTCAATTGTCAAGTTTAACTCCCTAAATAACTCTTTAGAGACAATCAGCTTACATTATTACGAAGAGAAGTTCAAAGCTAACTCTTTCATTGAACTAGCAAAAAAAACGGAACTGAGAATAGACCCACAAAATCGCTGCGCTTTACTCTTCAATAATGATAATATTGTTATTTTACCCTTCTCTCAGCAgcaggaggaggaggactacggagaggaagaggaagaggaggataACTATAATATGGAGGATGGACCAAACGTTAAGAAGCTGAAGCTTGAGAGTGCTTCTACAAATCTCACTCTTCCCAGCATAATCACCGACTCCAAAAAACTGGATTCTACGATAGAAAACGTAGTGGATATTCAGTTTTTGCGAAATTTCTCTAGACCAACCCTGGGTATACTGTATCAACCAAAGCTCACATGGGCAGGCAACCTACAATTGAATCCCCTGCCAACGAAATTTCTGGTTATTAGTCTCAACATCGCTGTAAGTGAACTTGAAGGTACGGTAATTACGAAATTGGAGGGTTTACCGTGGGATAGTCATACCCTTATTCCCACATGGAATGGGTGTGTACTTTTGGGTTCCAATGAAGTATCTTATATTGATAACACCGGAGTTTTGCAGAGCgcaatatttttgaattcCTATGCAGATGCTAGTTTAAGGAAAGTGAGGGTTGTAGATCACACAGATCAACAGATTACCTTAAATAAAGACCTTGTGAAAAGCTTATGGTCTGCACCAACAAAAGAGTCTGGTGGGGCGGATGAGATATTATTACTTATGGACGAGTCTTCAAACCTCTACTACATTCAGTTGGAATTCGAAGGTAGATTAATGACTAAATTTGACATGATAAATCTTCCAATTGTGAACGATATTTTCGTCCACAACTTACACCCAACTTGTATCACCAGAATTGATGAATCAAAACATAACATCAATATTAATCTGTTTATTGGGTTCCAAACTGGAGACTCTTTAGTTGTACGACTGAATAATATACGATCTGCTATCGAAACAAGGCATGAATATAAACAGACATCATCAGAGAGCGGTTTAGGTAAAGTcgaggatgaggatgaagatgaggacgacCTATATGGTGATGACGGAGCACATGATAAAAATGCTAGCGTCAATAACGACAACGCTGTTGTTCACACCGTACAACCCTTTGACATCGAAATGATGTCGTGTTTGAGAAATATAGGACCTGTAACGTCCTTAGTGATAGGTGAGGCATCATCTGTTCAACCAGTTATCAAGGGTCTCCCTAATCCGAACAAGGGAGAGTACTCATTGGTAGCGACTTGTGGTAATGGTACTGGATCAAATCTGATGGTCGGTCAGATAAGTGTTCAACCGGAAGTGGAGTTGGCTCTGAAATTTATTAGTGTGACCCAAATTTGGAATCTAAAGGTCAAGAACAGGGATAAGTATCTTATCACGACTGATTCTACAAAGACTAAAAGTGACATCTacgaaattgaaaacaattTTGCTCTGTACAAACAAGGACGTCTTAGAAGAGATGCTACTACCGTCTACATTTCCATGTTTGGTGGAGAAAAACGTATCGTACAAGTGACAACAAATCACTTGTACTTGTACGACACTAACTTCAGAAGGCTGTTTTTGAATAAATTTAATTATGAAGTAGTGCACGTTTCCGTGATGGACCCGTACCTGTTGATTACGCTGTCTCGAGGAGATATTATGATTTTTGAGTTGGAGAGCAAACataaaaagaaattgatcaaGATAGATTTGCCAGAGGTGTTGAAAGAAATGGTCATCACTTCGGGTCTTATTCTAAAGAGTAATATGTGCAATGAACTGCTGCCGACGATCGAGGACCCCGATGAAGAGCAGATGCTATTCACCTTTGTCACGGCGGATAACAAGATCATAACTTTTACAAAAAATCATAATGATTGTGTTTTCGAGTTGAATGGGATAGACGGGTTGAATGAGCAATTGTTCATATGCACTTATCAGTTGCCCAACGAAATTATACCTGACCCTTCCATCAAACAGATCATGATCAACAAACTAGGTCAGGATGTCAAGACGGAGTATCTGACTGTCTTAACATTTGGTGGTGAGATATACCAATACCGAAAATCAGCCACACGATCCAGTCGCTTTTTTAAGGACTCTTTGAGAAACAATCTTCCCGTAACAGGCGCACCTGACAATGCGTACGCAAAGGGTGTTAGTTCAATCGAGAGGATTATGCACTACGTTCCTGATTATAATGGATATTCGGTAATATTCGTAACCGGTAAAGTCCCATACCTATTAATCAAAGAGGATGACTCTGTTCCTAGAGTCTTCCAGTTTGCTAATATTCCCCTAGTCTCTATGACCACCTGGGGAAATAAGTCGATTATGTGCGTTGATGATATCAAGAATGCGAGGGTGTATACATTAGATTGTTCTGACGTTTACTATGGCAACAAGATACCATTGAAACGTGTCACAATTAACAGTGTGATGGAAAATTATATGACGTTAACCAATGTCGCGTATCATGAGCGCACTAAAACATACATTGTGTCATACAGCAGGGAAATTGACTTTGTTGCTAAGGGGGAAGATGGTGAGGTAGTTCCAGTTGGTATTGTAGACGATGCTCCGCACGCTAAAAGTGTTCAAAGTGGCCTTTTGTTGATAAATCCAACAACGTGGAGTGTCATTGACAAAATTGATTTTGAACCTGATTCCCTAGTAAACGATATAAAGTCCATGTTTATCCAATTAAACTCCAGAACGAAAAGGAAGATCGAATATGTGGTTGTCGGCACGTCGTTCGTAGGTACCGAAGATTTGCCCGCTACTGGATCTTTCCAAATGTATGACATTGCTGAAGTGGTTCCGGAACCAGGGAAGCCCGACACAAACTACAAAATAAagcaatttttcaaagaagagcTGAGGTCTGCCGTTACTAGTGTCTGTGACATCAGCGGTCGGTTTGTTATTAGTCAAAGCCAAAAGTTGATGGTCCGGGATGCTCAAGAGGATAACTCTGTTGTGCCAGTGGCGTTTTTAGACATCCCGTTGTTCACCGCTGACATGAAAAGTTTTGGTAATTTACTGATCATAGGTGACGCAATGCAGGGAATCCAACTTGTTGGGTTCGATGCAGAACCTTACAGAATGATTCCTCTTGGAAGAAGCGTCTTGAAATTTGAGACTTTGTCGTTAGAGTTCCTGGTGAATGGTGGCGACCTATACTTTACCCTCATCGATAGAAATGATATACTGCATGTGTTAAAATACGCCCCTGATGAACCAAACTCGCTTTCTGGTCAAAGGTTGATCCATTGCTCCAGTTTCAACATGTATTCAACGACCTCCTGCACCCGCTTAATCCCAAAAAACGAGCTTTTCGTCGATGGACCACTGAACCCTGCAATTCAGTCATATCAAGTAATTGGTGGTCAAGCAGATGGTTCCCTTTTCAAGGTGATGCCAGTACCTGAGACCGTTTACAGAAGATTGTACGTCGTCCAACAGCAAATAATAGATAAGGAAACCCCATTGGCTGGTATCAACCCAAAAATGGAGAGACTTTCTAATGATTACTACCAAACCAGCCATTTGTTGCGGCCCATGTTGGACTATAACGTAGTCAAGCAGTTCTGTGCAATGTCTATTCCAAAGAGGACAACCTTGGCTCATAAATTAGGGAAAAGAGCACACTTTGATATATGGAGGGACGTTATCAACCTCGAGTTTTCACTCAAGGCACTTTGTAATAACTAG
- the RSC3 gene encoding Rsc3p (similar to Saccharomyces cerevisiae RSC3 (YDR303C) and RSC30 (YHR056C); ancestral locus Anc_5.322), with translation MAELNGKRAKRPPACIQCRKRKIGCDRVKPICGNCRKGNKPNCSFPSDSGLSPQSPAAPLAVPETHQHQRAAPPPRPQPQLQRQRQPQPQPQPQTQPQPQPQRLPILQPQQQQHPKQKLPKQQRISLQQQQQQQHVQLSQRQQQQLRSKHRFTPPIKQDRFVIHKSSARESSHTPPIKEKHLAKNVPRSSDLSALQQIKEYNTKMELLRVSNQRIFSAPPKNTPKTQSYIPRSAAPRLEKNPVQSLANTNVELNWVQGPAIFDPADTPYTPRDAVLTELPLLQARLFELQAITGKQLDSTYLSLEDPSVARPTGEDYDDEEDDDYDSNNTDNRSQRLSTLDHQQQLGSGGKPTSPPANSIDEFRDLDPTFLDPNEVFSIFQKNASVIDENPILDSPSSIFTLKFLRNRDDFLFKFMEIFRGIYGEHDWEVRDIPDPVANNINDKSLIRFPFPLQCLAVIKKYIDIVKESGSLIPILDPVDLLKALERELVNNQTFVPKDLTLSQLVTFGLLSLCLLLTFETLSSTVLIVLKDAQLDMFKQLQQFLPFLLINVQVIKLEVQKRAPSTESVDYLKFLALMKYYYSLTSFASNRISLDFDEDMHLARHQSLNCEQKNEQQIQLWNFICKNYLRRHLFRGQYPVFTSPECGFGSTPIADLLFRKELDMLNSHTDLIKYLQSKDHIISLKRVILSRDSLKTKYADLSRKCLTPASLINGVVDSLIYRNTSLYVSYFLLLQYEELNDVENFVECYKEFLPLIQDTIFFVFSNLANKNFAGYEFLFINQLFTLMSTFSDMIFGLYCRGNFAYTNNTASEASDAERTETQQHSDLWILILRKLFMLLFDYSKNCKIVNPLLLKTTNKIVIILSFDSILNDETKTEKAANIKSMFSGTNNIFERIPMNRITQFNVKIKSISESLINSDFYNRREPFKPTETETLSVTKDNFQRCYESFL, from the coding sequence ATGGCCGAATTGAACGGGAAACGCGCGAAGCGCCCGCCCGCTTGTATTCAATGCCGGAAACGGAAAATTGGTTGTGATCGTGTGAAACCGATCTGTGGGAATTGCCGGAAGGGGAACAAACCCAACTGTTCCTTCCCGAGTGACTCTGGACTATCCCCACAGTCTCCAGCTGCGCCGCTAGCTGTGCCCGAGACGCATCAGCACCAGCGGGCAGCTCCACCACCACGTCCGCAGCCTCAACTGCAACGGCAACGGCAACCACAGCCCCAACCACAGCCGCAAACACAACCTCAACCACAGCCTCAACGATTACCGATACTGCAgccgcaacagcagcagcatccGAAACAGAAACtaccaaaacaacaacgtaTATcactacaacaacaacaacaacaacaacatgtGCAGCTGTCtcagcggcagcagcaacagctcCGGTCAAAACATCGTTTTACGCCGCCTATCAAGCAGGACCGGTTTGTGATTCACAAATCGTCTGCAAGGGAATCTTCCCACACTCCACCCATCAAGGAAAAACATCTCGCGAAGAATGTCCCACGTAGCTCTGATCTGTCTGCACTGCAACAGATAAAGGAGTATAACACGAAAATGGAGCTACTCAGAGTGTCAAATCAAAGGATCTTTTCAGCACCTCCCAAAAATACACCAAAAACACAATCTTACATTCCACGATCCGCAGCACCTAGACTGGAGAAGAACCCGGTTCAGTCACTGGCAAATACAAACGTTGAATTAAATTGGGTGCAAGGACCAGCGATTTTTGATCCAGCGGATACTCCGTATACACCACGCGATGCTGTTTTGACGGAACTGCCTCTCTTGCAGGCAAGATTGTTTGAATTGCAAGCTATAACGGGGAAACAACTAGACAGCACATATTTGTCTCTAGAGGACCCCTCGGTTGCGAGACCTACTGGTGAGGACTacgatgacgaagaggatgaTGACTACGACAGTAACAATACGGACAACCGCTCGCAACGGCTCAGCACACTGGATCACCAGCAACAGCTCGGTTCGGGGGGCAAGCCCACCAGTCCACCAGCCAACTCGATCGACGAATTTAGAGATCTCGACCCGACGTTTTTGGACCCGAACGAAGTCTTCTccatctttcaaaaaaatgcCAGCGTTATAGATGAAAACCCAATTTTGGATTCACCAAGTTCTATCttcactttgaagttcCTAAGGAATAGGGACGACTTTCTCTTTAAGTTCATGGAGATTTTCCGCGGAATATATGGAGAGCATGATTGGGAAGTAAGGGATATACCTGACCCTGTTGCAAACAATATAAACGATAAATCCCTAATAAGGTTTCCCTTCCCCCTACAATGCCTGGCCgtaataaaaaaatacatcGACATTGTCAAAGAGAGCGGCTCCTTGATCCCGATATTGGATCCCGTTGACCTGCTGAAAGCGCTAGAAAGGGAACTGGTCAACAATCAAACATTCGTACCTAAGGACCTGACCCTCTCGCAGTTGGTCACATTCGGacttctttctctttgtctGCTACTTACCTTTGAAACATTGTCTTCTACGGTGTTGATAGTACTGAAAGATGCGCAACTGGATATGTTCAAACAATTGCAACAgttcttgccctttttgCTAATCAACGTTCAAGTCATCAAACTTGAAGTACAAAAACGGGCACCCTCTACGGAATCCGTAGACTatctgaaatttttggcgCTAATGAAGTACTACTACTCATTGACTTCCTTTGCCTCAAACAGAATTTCTCTAGATTTTGACGAGGATATGCATCTGGCGCGACACCAATCCCTAAATTGTGAACAAAAGAATGAACAACAGATACAGCTTTGGAACTTCATTTGTAAAAATTATCTCAGAAGACATCTGTTCAGGGGACAGTATCCAGTCTTCACCAGTCCGGAATGTGGTTTTGGGTCAACCCCAATTGCCGACTTACTGTTTCGGAAAGAGCTGGACATGCTGAACTCACACACGGATTTGATCAAATACTTGCAAAGCAAAGACCATATAATCTCATTAAAAAGAGTCATTTTGTCAAGAGACAGTTTGAAAACAAAGTACGCGGACTTATCTAGGAAGTGCCTGACACCCGCCTCATTAATTAATGGTGTTGTCGATTCGTTGATTTATAGAAACACCAGTCTCTACGTTTCTTACTTCCTTCTACTACAGTACGAAGAATTAAATGACGTGGAAAATTTTGTGGAGTGTTACAAAGAGTTTTTACCTCTGATACAAGATACGATATTTTTTgtcttctccaatttggCAAACAAGAATTTTGCAGGTTACGAGTTTCTGTTCATTAATCAGCTTTTCACGTTAATGAGTACTTTCTCCGACATGATTTTTGGTCTGTATTGCCGTGGTAACTTTGCCTACACTAATAACACAGCTTCAGAGGCGTCGGACGCTGAGCGTACAGagacacaacaacacaGTGACCTGTGGATACTAATATTGAGGAAACTGTTCATGTTGCTGTTTGACTATTCCAAAAACTGTAAAATAGTAAACCCGTTGTTGTTAAAGACTACAAATAAGATTGTCATAATACTCTCATTTGATTCGATTCTAAACGATGAAACGAAAACGGAGAAGGCCGCCAACATTAAGTCCATGTTTTCTGGCACGAACAATATATTTGAACGCATCCCAATGAACCGAATCACACAGTTTAATGTCAAGATAAAATCTATATCAGAATCTCTGATTAACTCAGATTTTTATAACCGGAGGGAACCCTTTAAACCAACGGAAACAGAAACTCTTAGCGTTACAAAGGACAATTTCCAAAGATGTTACGAATCGTTTTTATGA
- the HNT2 gene encoding bis(5'-adenosyl)-triphosphatase (similar to Saccharomyces cerevisiae HNT2 (YDR305C); ancestral locus Anc_5.326), whose protein sequence is MSNKIYFSKFLVTDQVFFKTKYNYALVNLKPILAGHVLVVPLKNTAISLSQLTPVETQDHFNTVQLVQQFIKWVYTADAMNIAIQDGPEAGQSVPHLHTHIIPRYRVNNIGDEIYERIDQWDWQEHRAEYLNNGGRAARKKSMEDGVPGTGQTQPHSERELKPDNCRTARTQEEMAVECKMLKDKLKEYLEEFPHMRQWILEAEK, encoded by the coding sequence ATGTCGAACAAGATATACTTCAGCAAGTTCTTGGTGACAGACCAGGTTTTTTTCAAGACGAAATACAACTATGCCCTTGTGAACTTGAAGCCAATACTTGCGGGCCACGTATTGGTGGTCCCCCTGAAGAACACCGCCATCAGTCTGTCCCAGTTGACCCCCGTTGAGACGCAGGACCATTTCAACACCGTACAACTAGTCCAGCAGTTTATAAAATGGGTATACACGGCGGATGCTATGAATATAGCCATCCAGGATGGTCCCGAGGCTGGACAAAGTGTCCCGCACCTGCACACACACATCATCCCAAGGTACAGGGTAAATAATATTGGCGATGAAATATACGAACGCATTGACCAGTGGGATTGGCAAGAACACCGCGCGGAGTACCTAAACAATGGTGGAAGAGCCGCCCGTAAGAAGTCGATGGAGGACGGGGTCCCCGGGACAGGCCAAACCCAGCCACACTCTGAAAGAGAGTTGAAGCCGGACAATTGCCGCACCGCGAGGACCCAGGAAGAGATGGCAGTGGAATGCAAGATGCTCAAGGACAAATTGAAGGAATACCTTGAGGAGTTCCCACACATGAGGCAATGGATCCTCGAGGCAGAAAAATAG
- the GPI11 gene encoding mannose-ethanolamine phosphotransferase GPI11 (similar to Saccharomyces cerevisiae GPI11 (YDR302W); ancestral locus Anc_5.320), whose amino-acid sequence MTAQLRNKKKSGVKKTVTFSDDTTISKSTNKKKTDFMSTNPPVFVRKTPLTIPWHLIGLLIFYIKVSKNYNGEQLLLGLIPMQILYLIFQFNKSTIYGKKRLKMNTTLLLLSIVGSVAMSIPAMAIAILLGAPLVEHLRSTWLMALHSSFLAFPALYSVVNCDFKVTIWRKYFIAIVVGGWISCIVIPLDWDRDWQAWPIPVIVGTYLGAFVGYTIGAFL is encoded by the coding sequence ATGACTGCCCAGTTGaggaacaaaaagaagagtgGCGTCAAGAAAACTGTTACCTTTTCTGATGACACCACCATTAGCAAATCTaccaacaagaagaaaaccgACTTTATGTCCACGAACCCACCAGTTTTTGTCCGGAAGACGCCGTTGACAATCCCGTGGCATCTTATAGGGCTTTTGATCTTTTACATAAAGGTTTCCAAGAATTACAATGGCGAGCAATTGCTGCTCGGTTTGATCCCTATGCAGATTCTATATCTAATAttccagttcaacaagaGTACGATATATGGTAAGAAAAggttgaagatgaacaCTACATTGCTGTTACTTTCAATTGTTGGGTCAGTTGCTATGAGTATCCCTGCTATGGCTATTGCTATTTTACTGGGTGCTCCACTAGTAGAGCATTTAAGATCGACTTGGTTGATGGCGTTGCATTCTAGCTTCTTGGCGTTCCCAGCACTTTACTCTGTGGTCAATTGCGACTTCAAAGTAACTATATGGAGGAAATATTTCATCGCGATAGTAGTAGGTGGCTGGATAAGCTGTATTGTGATCCCATTAGATTGGGACCGGGATTGGCAAGCCTGGCCCATTCCTGTTATCGTAGGTACGTACTTAGGTGCGTTTGTTGGCTATACCATTGGGGCATTCCTTTGA
- the PFU1 gene encoding Pfu1p (similar to Saccharomyces cerevisiae YDR306C; ancestral locus Anc_5.327), which produces MANRSRPQKTRVPYRKYVAGEGFSKVGFTRQDRAHNKEDVVAVDNAANDQQELPRSSLNPNSMMTLPWELQKLIIKYSERPALNYLLVCSRWYWLTVPLIYRSPKLTSKNFSNFVTAVIADRKKKMGSYVCELDLSTIMQSGKNSYVSKLLRRCSPHLEKFTAPQTSFGYAPLISLKACCELKYLDLGLVSETVKLKELFQAIKNFTKLTHLSFPRSSIDCKGCEGFVWPSNLQYLKLSGGITNEFIRDTTWPATIKTLEFSYCPQIDENSLYVLLMRIGNNLRHLYFHYPMPSLRDNSLDYVFRYCTNLISIQLTVDYVTKWAFSEYMLVEIEGFERPLKTIYLVSSGALGMSAKIHPDDFTIAIMEQRLPHLQNLSVSSKLGWDMKSSDVEDLVTAIDDQDGGLYLSH; this is translated from the coding sequence ATGGCAAACAGATCAAGGCCTCAGAAGACAAGGGTGCCATACAGAAAGTATGTTGCTGGCGAGGGGTTCTCCAAAGTAGGCTTTACGAGACAAGACAGAGCCCATAATAAGGAGGATGTTGTTGCGGTGGATAATGCCGCCAACGACCAGCAGGAGCTCCCCAGATCCTCGTTGAATCCGAACTCCATGATGACACTTCCCTGGGAGTTGCAGAAACTCATTATAAAATACTCAGAGAGGCCGGCGCTAAATTATCTATTGGTATGTTCGCGATGGTACTGGTTAACCGTGCCCTTGATATACCGTAGTCCGAAGTTGACTAGCAAAAACTTCAGCAACTTTGTTACCGCGGTGATTGCCGATcggaagaagaagatgggATCTTACGTTTGTGAACTGGACCTTTCGACGATTATGCAAAGTGGCAAGAACTCATACGTGTCAAAACTTTTGCGACGGTGTTCCCCGCACTTGGAAAAGTTCACCGCGCCGCAGACAAGTTTTGGGTACGCGCCGTTAATATCGTTGAAGGCATGCTGCGAGTTAAAATATCTGGATCTAGGATTAGTCTCCGAAACCGTTAAACTGAAAGAGCTGTTCCAAGCGATCAAGAACTTTACTAAGCTAACTCACCTGTCGTTCCCACGGAGCTCCATAGATTGCAAGGGATGCGAGGGGTTTGTTTGGCCCTCTAATTTACAGTACTTGAAATTGAGCGGTGGGATAACAAACGAATTTATTAGAGACACTACATGGCCGGCCACAATAAAAACGCTGGAGTTTTCGTACTGTCCACAGATCGACGAGAACTCACTATACGTTCTTTTGATGAGGATTGGCAACAATCTCAGACATTTGTACTTCCACTACCCGATGCCTTCCCTTAGAGACAATTCACTGGATTATGTTTTCCGTTACTGCACAAACCTCATCTCCATACAGTTAACGGTAGACTACGTTACGAAGTGGGCGTTCTCGGAGTACATGCTCGTAGAAATAGAAGGCTTTGAAAGACCATTGAAAACCATATACCTGGTATCAAGCGGCGCGCTCGGGATGAGCGCAAAGATCCACCCAGACGATTTCACCATAGCCATTATGGAACAAAGGTTACCACATCTGCAGAATCTGAGCGTCTCCTCCAAGCTCGGTTGGGACATGAAGAGCAGCGACGTGGAGGACCTAGTCACGGCAATCGACGACCAAGATGGCGGCCTTTACTTGAGCCACTGA